Proteins from a single region of Hydra vulgaris chromosome 12, alternate assembly HydraT2T_AEP:
- the LOC136088877 gene encoding uncharacterized protein LOC136088877: protein MSNYTLNVKTRHSLATKLSTFVAKGKEFVLSEVPTKRSVIQMGILLKERKEIEFECRKSNFATKELSRELAKLVTAQWFEANSMFKPPVTISEKSLAEKISRLWFKISRFLKNTKPSKEATNKITNELDCLFDIISCTHTIIICTEAASFCNDPKNCKLGAHVYCSCPLLQKVPVLDLLWLRNQRLKKKEISTMQIGLCDYKESVRLRKRENRKNIQEEAARKREKKRK from the exons ATGAGTAACTATACATTGAATGTGAAAACTAGACATAGTTTAGCAACTAAATTGTCTACTTTTGTTGCAAAAGGTAAAGAGTTTGTTTTGTCGGAGGTACCCACAAAAAGATCAGTAATTCAAATGGGTATTCTTCTAAAG GAAAGAAAAGAAATAGAATTTGAATGTAGAAAAAGTAATTTTGCTACAAAAGAACTAAGCAGAGAACTTGCTAAACTGGTGACAGCTCAATGGTTCGAAGCAAATAGTATGTTTAAACCACCAGTTACAATTTCAGAAAAATCACTAGCAGAAAAAATAAGTAGACTATGGTTTAAAATATccaggtttttaaaaaacacaaaaccaTCCAAAGAAGCAACCAACAAAATAACTAATGAGCTTGATTGTCTCTTTGATATCATATCATGTACTCATACAATCATTATATGCACAGAGGCAGCATCATTTTGCAATGATCCCAAAAACTGCAAATTAGGTGCACATGTTTATTGTTCATGCCCTCTATTACAAAAAGTTCCTGTACTTGATCTTCTTTGGCTTCGTAATCAGAGGCTTAAAAAGAAAGAGATTTCTACTATGCAAATTGGTTTATGTGATTATAAAGAATCGGTTCGCCTACGGAAAAGAGAAAATAGGAAAAACATTCAGGAAGAAGCTGCAagaaaaagggaaaaaaaaagaaaatga